The Arachis ipaensis cultivar K30076 chromosome B03, Araip1.1, whole genome shotgun sequence region NNNNNNNNNNNNNNNNNNNNNNNNNNNNNNNNNNNNNNNNNNNNNNNNNNNNNNNNNNNNNNNNNNNNNNNNNNNNNNNNNNNNNNNNNNNNNNNNNNNNNNNNNNNNNNNNNNNNNNNNNNNNNNNNNNNNNNNNNNNNNNNNNNNNNNNNNNNNNNNNNNNNNNNNNNNNNNNNNNNNNNNNNNNNNNNNNNNNNNNNNNNNNNNNNNNNNNNNNNNNNNNNNNNNNNNNNNNNNNNNNNNNNNNNNNNNNNNNNNNNNNNNNNNNNNNNNNNNNNNNNNNNNNNNCAAGTGGCTGCTTTATTAGCCATTCCTTGACAAGGTGGGGTATGCATTCTCAAACAACTGCTTAATCCTTGAGAGAGGCCTCTAGGACAATACCATGTGATCTCTCGTGTAGTGATGCGTATGCATTCCtatcattttcaaaaatcttttatcTTAGAAATAGTTTTCCAAAGAATCTTAAAATCTATAAATACACTTGCTCTTGCCTTCAAAAACAACACAACtcattggcaatcttaagtgtCAAACACTTAAAAACACATTCTTCTTAAACTTGGGAACTTTTCCTTGCTGTTATTCTTACATACTTCTTTAAAAAAATGGGTTTCCGTTTACCTGTTATTCGAAGGACATCATCATTCTCAGCTAGCCAAGCAGCTTCTAAATCTGTGGAAGTCCCAAAGGGGCATCTAGCAGTGTATGTCGGAGAGAAACAGAAGCGGTTTGTGATCCCCGTTTCATACTTGAACCAACCTTCAATCCAAGACTTGTTGAGCCAAGCTGAGGAAGAGTTCGGATATGATCATCCTATGGGAGGTCTAACAATTCCTTGCAGTGAAGATGTCTTCCAACAAATCACTTCTCGCTTGAATTGACCATGAATCTCACGCTGTAGGAGACTGACATAGATTAGTATACACATTTTGTACAATAGGCAACTTGTAATTACACATTTTTCTAAGTAAATGAAAGAAGAATGACCATTACTATGAAAAATTCAAAGTGTTTCCTCTGTTTTTTGGTTTAATGACAAAGAAAGAATTCAGCTACTCtcgtatttcattttttttttcttttttaaacatTTTATCTTCTCTCTAAAAACAGAACATCATGCAGTATCTAGTAGTAAGCTGCCTGATGTAAGAAAAACCATACTTAATTGTTCATTTTTTTCTCATAGATTGCACTAGTTCAAAGTatgtaaaattataatattttaaataaaagaatAAGAATATGCATGGAAAACTATAGCTAAAGAAATTTCTTAAACGGGATGTATGgctcatttatttatatatttctcAATGTCTGTTCTCTTATTTCTTTATTGAAGTTTTAACCATGCCTTAACATTTTTAAGAAGCATGTTATGTGTTGCATTTAACTAATCTAAGTGCTATTTTCGTCGGCCAACAGAAGTTTTAATTGATAAATTTTATACTTATTAGCATGTTATGTGATTTTAGTAAGGTTGAACCACAAAAAACTATTCACATGGTTCCTGCTTTTTGTAGAGAATATACTGATGTACCTTGTGATATATTGAAATGTTTGGCTAGGATGTGGGACCATATTTCATGCCCTCCAAGTGCAGAAGAAGTTGGGATACAGTCACAAAATGTGGTCCTCTCTGGCATCCTATCCCTTTATTTAAGAGATTATGTGATATCTGCAACATAAGAAGTAATCCATTAGATCAGCTTTGTATTTAACCATTTATTAGCTTCTCAGCTGTCTCTTCCTAAAGGTGGCATCAGTGTTTGGCAAGAACTCTCAAGTTTCAAGTAACTTTTCATAAACACAAGCAAGACAATACCGTGTGGCCTCTCATTAGACCTTTGGTTATTCTAAAACACATATGCATACTACCAGTTGGTCTTGGATTTATAAACTGCTTTATGAAATGTTcccttcacttttttttttctttttctttttctgaatTCTGAATTCAATATTgctttttttatggttttataaccACAAGAAAATTGCTCAAGTTTGTGACATTCAATCATGGAATGTCTCAAGCTTGGAATGCCTCTTCCTTTGCTTTTAATATAAGAAAACTGAGTTCTTAACAGATTTTCAATTGTACTTTCAAACAGCTATtcgaaattctaatttaaatgaAATGAATCATCAACTTCAGTCAATGTCTTCAAAACAacgttgaatttaattttgacttGCTGCATAAATATATAAGAGATCATTGATTCAACAAAAgccaagaaataaaaaatataaaaaaaagttaacaaaTGAGATGCAATAACTTTCTCTCATTCATGTTCATTTTTACACTTTCAAAAGGAATGATACAATGAAGAGACCAAAATGGACAAtcttcaaaacaaaaagaaagagccTTCTGTACAAATTTGTCTCAGCTAATCTATCTCAGTCTCTATGACCCAATTTACTGGCCACTTAATTCACAAGTGAGGTTCAGGAATGTATGCTCGCTGCAAGGAATAGTGAGACCGCCAGTTGGGTGATCATAActgaattcttcttctgattggCTTAGTAACTCCTGAAATGAAGGTTGGTTCAAGTAACATACAGGAATCACAAACCGCCTCATCTTATCTCCCACATAGACTGCAAGATAGCCTTTTGGAACATTAGTCCCTTTTGATGCAGAAAGTGATGCCTTTCTAATACTTGGAATGCGAAAAGCCAttgttcttgaaggatttgtatGAGAGAAATATGTGAGTTTTGATACTTTAGGAGATGCAACTGATTTGTATTGGTTGAGAACACAAGAAGTAGTGTATATATAGTTTGCTATCCTGAAGAAATAATTTTAATGAAGCTGTAAAATGGGGTCTACAAAGTGAGAAATGATCACAAGAGATCACATGTACTGTCTTGGATATCTCTATCAAAGGTTAGGTCTCTATCTATCCACTTGTACTTGTGCTAAAGCTACTCCATCAAACATGCTTTAGAGTTTAGACATCTCACATGTTTCTTCAGATAGACATTTATAGCTCTGAAACACTGTTCTGAGGCCAGAACAGAACCAAAAGTTGGCCTCACAAGACAATATGGACCTCAACTTTTCAAGTACACCAGATTATAAACAAAACTCCGTGGTATTTGCAAACCATGGGCAATTAGATTTTCTCTTGCATACATGAGTTACAATTTTTTGGCCTACCCTCTAATGAGGACAATACCATGTGATCTCTTACATGCCTTTGTCTCCTAATATGTCCCATCTGATAGCCTTCCTCCACCAATCATTCAAGTAGCTATATGTTTATAACATATCCTTCCATCTATATAAATATTCATGGTTGCAAGCATTTAGGACCAACACAATTCATTCACATCCTCAAGCAATAAGAAACTCAAAAGCTTGTATCTTATTTACAAGTCATTTCTAAGACTAGTCTTTCATCAACACATACAAAAATGGGTTTTCGTTTAGCTGGTATCAGAAGAAAGCTATCATTTAATTCAAACCAAGCATCTTCAAAGGCTTTGGAAGTCCCAAAAGGCTATCTTGCTGTCTATGTTGGAGAGAATATGAAGCGGTTCGTGATTCCCATTTCGTATTTGAACCAGACATCATTTCAAGAATTACTAAGCCAAGCAGAAGAAGAATTCGGATATGATCATCCAATGGGTGGTCTCACTATTCCATGCAGTGAGGAAACCTTCTTGGACCTCACTTCTTGCTTCAACTGACTATAAGTAATTCCAAAGGAGACTGACATAGATTAGTTGAGACACAATTTTGTAGTGGAAACTAGTAGCTATCATCTTAGTGAGATGTCAAGGATGTAAATATATATCAGAATTTTTTTGCAATTTCAATGAATTTATAAACTTCGTCACGAATTACTTATAGATTCAATTTATTTTGTATATTCTCTTCAATTATGTTTATTCCTTTGTTGTGTTGCTACTACTGtggtattaaaaaaattattaatttataatagaatgctgcagaattttacTTTCTAAAACACATAAGCACTCCACTATGAGAGAAGCATATGGTTAAATTTCATAAATTGGATTCAAGTGTGGATTTCGGATATTCAATGTTACCTGCATTTTGAGTTATCATAATTTGTTTTAGATACACTAAGTTATTTCTCTAGAATACTATGAAAGTAGTGTCATTGATGAAATCCAAATTCTATCATTCTCTGCTGCAACTTCTTCCAGCCATCTAACTAAAATTGTTGAAAAGTAACTCTTGATTGGTTAAGCCCTTGATTGAATCCTCATTGACACAGAGCAAATAAGCAAATCATTGGAGTTCTTGAAATTCTATCAACATAAGGGATAGATTTTATCAGACAACCCTCAGAGCTAGTCTCtgactctcttcttcttcttcttcttctattttcttcttttaatttttaaaacaacAGCATGGaagtgcttcttcttcctttaattttaatataatagtGATTTACAATAGTGATTTCAAACCACTGTTAAGAAACTGGAACTTAAATGTTTGAACGAAATGAATCATCAACTTTTGCAAATATAGTTTAAGTTTTTAACAGGAACTTAGATCTGATATTTTTGCATAAATAACAGATAATACAGAATAAAACAAAAGCCAAAAGGTAGTTTTAACAATGAGATGTAATAACTTTCTCATTCATATAACATTTTTACACTTTCAAAGGAATTATACAAGGAAGAAACCAAAATGGAAAATCTTCAAAGTGAAAAGAGCCTTCTGTACAATTGTCTCAACTAATCTATGTCAATCTCTGTTAGTTGTTTATTGGACACCCAACTGAGAAGTGAGATTTAAGAACTCATCCTCACAGCATGGAATTGTGAGACCACCAGTTGGATGATCATATCCGAATTCTTCTTCTGCTTGGTTTAGTAATCCTTGAAATGAAGGCTGGTTCAAGTAACATACAGGAATCACAAACCGCCTCATCTTATCTCCTACATAGACTGCAAGATAGCCTTTTGGAACATTAGTCCCTTTTGATGCAGAAAGTGATGCCTTTCTAATACCTAGAATGCGGAATGCCATTGTTTCTTCTTGTtgttcaaaagaaaaagaaatagattgTTCTTGGAGGATTTGATTGAGAGAAATATGTGAGTACTGATACTTGAGGAGATGCAATTGATTTGTGTTGTTTGAGAACACAAGAAGAAGTGTATATATAGTAGCCATCCTGAAGAAATAATTCAGATGAAGCTGTAAAATGGGGTCTACAAAGTGAAATGATCACAAGAGATCACATGGTATTGTCTtggaggtctctttcagggacttgAAAGTTAAGTGAGAGTTCATACATCATACCCCACCTTCTGACATAATTGCCAAGAAGAGATTATGCATGTCAAATCAAAGACATCTACATTAATGCTTGTTCAAGCATTGTAGTTATACTAAAGATACTGAATCAGACATGCTATAGACATATCTCATGTTTCTTCAGATAGACATCGCTATTGACAATGAAAGCTGTAAACCATGGCCACAACTCTCAACCAAACTTAGGCACATCCTCACAAACCAATATGAACCTGATTTTTCAAGTACACCAGATTTTTAGAAACATATCTCTTGGAATCCGCAAACCATAGACAACATGATCTAATTTGTGTTGGCTTCCTCTTCATAAGGTAGACTTTGAATTATGTACTTATAACAGGTTTGAGAAAATCCCCTAAGACAACACCATGTGACCTCTTAAATGCCCTTGTCTCCTAATAGGTCCCATTTCATAGCCTTCCTCCACAACCAACCATTCAATTACCCATTTTATTACATATCCttcatctatatatatatatgttcatgGCTGCAAGCATTTGGCAACAACACAAGTCATTCACATCCTAAAGCATAAGAAACTAAAATACTTGCATCTTATTTACAAGTCATTTGAAAAACTAGTCTTTCTTCAACACATACAAAAATGGGTTTTCGTTTATCCGGCATCGTAAGAAAGGCATCATTTACTTCATCTTCAAAAGCTGTGGAAGTGCCAAAGGGTTATCTTGCAGTTTACGTTGGAGATAAAATGAAGCGGTTTGTGATCCCTATATCATACTTGAACCAGCCTTCATTTCAAGATTTGCTAAGTCAAGCTGAGGAAGAATTTGGGTATGATCATCCAATGGGTGGTCTCACAATTCCTTGTGAAGAAAATGTATTCTTAGATATCACTTCTCGCTTGAGTTGATGCTAGGCACCATCAAGATTAGGCTGACTTAGAAATAGATTAACACAATTTTTGTAGCAATTTCTTACCCTGAGAAAGATTTTCTCCATTTTTTGTATCCTACTATGAAACTCAATGAGAAATTTATGCACATAAACAAATGTCTCCCATTTTCTCCTTAAATCTAAATGCACTGTTAAGTTCAAAGGCAATAATAAGCTGAAAGTGCGGTTCATAAAATCAATTTTCATGATCTGGTTTacaataaaagaaaaggaaagcaGCAGATAACTTTTATGATTTAATATGATGATGTACTTCTAAGTAAAAAGGTTATTATAAGAAAAAGCAGTAACTAAGTATGAATTTTCATAATATTAGTTTAATAATGTGAACGTTTTTTGTCAGTTCAATTGTCCAATTATCACTGTAGGATGATTAAACAGCTTCCAGGATCAGTCCCTGTATTTGCCATGTCCCACTTTATTTTTATCTGTCTTTGAAATCTCTGTGGACCCTTCCCAGTTTGTACATAGTGGTCACTAAAATGTGGCCTCTGAAATTACAATTGAGATTGAAACACTAATCCAGTTGTATTCCATAATTTGATGTTAACATTGTGTGATGAGTTACATTTGTTTGCTGCTATCAGCTAATGACCCCATTTCTTCATGTGACTGAGGCCCCATTTTTTCTATGACAGATGATTCCTCAATTTTGAGTCACGCAGCATCCTCACATGTTTGGTTTGAGGGCCACAACAAAATTATATGCAAGTGACTGGTTCCTCACTGATCCATATTCACCACAAAAGCATTTGAAGATATCTTAATCCACTTATTCATTGCTATATTTCCTTCTTTCCAATAATGTCAGTTTAACAAATCAAATaaactttaaatccaaaatagCCAAATAGACTAAGGGCCAGTGACTTGTATAACAGTCGTCATGAGTATGAAGCTAAAACCATTATCAAACTTTCCACTTTTGGTCTTTCTTGGTATGATACAATGGTTCTTACAAAAATTCAGAATAATCAAAACGAATCTAACTGTTGTATGAATCTTTATCCAAGAAAATAGAAGGAATTCAATGCATGTATAAGTCTAAATCCGTAGTCTGATTGGAGCATACTTTGAACTTTATGAACATAACACACACATGtacgaaacgagcaaaaaacacgtACACGTGCGAaaagagcgaaaaacacacacacgtgcgaaacgagcggaaaatacaaaaaaaaccaAACACcctgtgcgaaacgagcgaaagcacgcacacgtgcgaaacgagcgaaaaacacgcacacgtccaaaacaagcaaaaaacacaaaacacagAAATTAAAAGACACACGCGCGCGAGTGAATCGAGCGAAAAACATGCACACATGCGAAATCagcgaaaaataaaaaagaaacataCACGTGcgaaacaataaaaaaaacacacactTGTGTGAAACGAGTAAAAAAAACACACGcatgcgaaatgagcgaaaaacacgcatacgtgcgaaaagagcgaaaaacacaaaaaaaataaaaataaaaaacacgcacacacgtgtaaaacgagcgaaaaacacaaaaaacacacacgtttgaaacaagcgaaaaacacaaaaaaaataaataaacgaaCACAAAAGTGTGAAACGAGCAACAAAAATGGACATGGGCGAAATGAAcggaaaatacaaaaaaaacgcacacacacgtgcgaaatgtgcgaaaaacacacacgtgcgaaaagaatgaaaaacacgcacacgtgcgaaacgagcaaaaaacacacaggtgcgaaacgagcgaaaaacacacacgtgcaaaacgagcgaaaaatacaaaaaaaacacacacccCATGCAAAACGAGCAAAAGCACGCACACGTGCAAAATGAGcggaaaacacgcacacgtgaGAAACGAacaaaaacacgcacacgtgcgaaacgagcgaaaaacatagAAATGAAAAAACACGCGCGCaagcgaaacgagcgaaaaacatgcACATGTGCGAAACCAGcgaaaaaacacacacgtgcgaaacgataaAATACACACACAGGTGctaaatgagcgaaaaacacgcatacgtgcaaaacgagcgaaaaacacaaaaattaaaaattaaaaagcgcGCACACACACACcgaacgagcgaaaaacacaaaaaaaaaaacacatacacacgtgtgaaacgagcgaaaacaCGCACACGGGAGAAATGAacagaaaacacaaaaaaattgcacacacgtgcgaaacgagcgaaaaacacacacacgtgcgaaacgaatgAAAAGCACTCCCACATGCAAAAtgagcaaaaaacacaaaaaaacacacacatttGCGAAAAgagcaaaaaacacacacgtgcaaaacgagcagaaaacagaaaattaaaaaacacacaaacacacgtgcgaaacgagcgaaacaAACCCACacacacatgtgcgaaacgataaaaaacacacacgtgcgaaacgactgaaaaatacacacacgtgcgaaacaaaTGAAAAGCACTCCTACTGCGAAATaagcaaaaaatacaaaaaaacacacatttGCGAAAAgagcaaaaaacacacacgtgcaaaacgagtaaaaaacacaaaaaaccgcACACCCccgtgtgaaacgagcgaaagcACGctcacgtgcgaaacgagcaaaaaacacgcacacgtacGAACGagcaaaaaatgcaaaatgaaaaaacacacacacgcgagcgaaaaatacacacgtgcgaaacgagcgaaaaacacgcacacgtgcgaaaccagcgaaaaaacacacacatgtgcgaaacgataaaaacacacacatgtgcgaaacgagcgaagaAAATACACACGtgtgaaatgagcgaaaaacacgcatacGTGCGAAATGaacgaaaaatacaaaaaaataataatcacacacgtgcgaaacgagcgaaaaacacacaaacatgcgaaacgagcgaaaaatacgcacacgtgcgaaaagagcaagaaacacaaaaaaaaaccacacacgtgcgaaacgagcgaaaaacacgcacacaggCGAAATCGGcggaaaacacaaaaaaaacgcacacacatgtgcgaaacgagcgaaaaacagaCACATATGCGAAACGAATGAAAAACACGCACACGGCGAAAAGAgtaaaaaacacacacgtgcgaaacgagcaaaaaatacacgtgcaaaacgagcgaaaaatagaaaaaaaaacccACACACCCCGTGCAAAACGAGCAAAAGCaggcacacgtgcgaaacgaacgAAAAACATGCACCCATGCAAAACGAGccaaaaacacgcacacgtgcaaaacgagcgaaaaacacagaAATGAAAAGACACACACGCGCGAGCGAAAAAGACACACACATGCGAAACctgcgaaaaaaaaaaacacacacatgtgCGAAATGATAAAAACACAGACATGTGCGAAACGACCGAAAAAACACATACAAGTGCGAAATCAGCGAAAAACACGCATACGTGCGAAAtgagtgaaaaacacaaaaaaaattaaaaactaaaaaacacacaaacacacgtgcaaaacgagcaaaACAAACCcccacacacacgtgcgaaacgataaAAAACTcacacatgtgcgaaacgagcgaaaaaaacacacacgtgcgaaatgagcgaaaaaaaCACGCATACGTGTGAAACGagcaaaaaaaccaaaaaaataaaaattaaaaaacacacacgtgcgaaatgagcaaaaaacacacacatgcgaaacgagcgaaaaacacgcacacgtgcgaaaagagtaagaaacacaaaaaaatcacacacgtgcgaaacgaacgAAAAACACGTACACGGGTGAAATGGGCGGAAAACACAAAAAAGCACATACATGttcgaaacgagcgaaaaacacacgtgcgaaacgaatgaaaaacacgcacacgtgcgaaaagagaaaaaaatacacgtgcaaaacgagcgaaaaacacacacgtgcaaaacgagcggaaaacagaaaaaaatccaTACACCCGGTGGAAAATGAGTAAAAGTATGCACACGAGCGAGAAACATGCACCCGTGCGAAACGAGCAAGAAACActcacacgtgcgaaacgagcaaaaaacacagaAAGGAAAAAACACACGcgcgagcgaaaaacacgcacatgtGGAAAACCTGcgaaaaaaacacacacgtgcaaaatgataaaaaaacacacacatgtgCGAAATGTTCGAAAAAATACACACGTGCGAAATCAACGAAAAACATGCAATAGTGCGAAAcaagtgaaaaacaaaaaaaatattaaaaattaaaaaacacacgtgcaaaacgagcgaaaaatacacacgtgcgaaacgagcgaaaaacaggTACACGTGCGTAACCAGCGAAAAAAATACACATACATGTGCGAAACgataaaaaacacacacgtgcaaaatgagcgaaaaaacacacacgtgcaaaatgaCCGAAAAACACGTAtccgtgcgaaacgagcgaaaaacaccaaaaaaaataaaaaatacacacgtgcgaaacgagcgaaaaacacgcacacgtgcgaaatggGCGGAAAAGAAAAAAACGCACATACAtggcgaaacgagcgaaaaatacacacgttcaaaacgagcgaaaaacaaaaaaaaatcacacgCTCCATGCAAAACGAGCAAAGGCACGCATAcgtacgaaacgagcgaaaaaacgcacacgtgcaaaacgagcaaaaaacatgcacacgtgcgaaacgagcgaaaaacacagaAATGAAAAAACACACACGCGCGAGCGAAAAACACGCCGACGTGTGAAACcggcaaaaaacaaaaaaaacacacacgtgggAAACGATAAAAAACACACAGATGTGCGAAATGACCGAAAAAATACACACATGCAAAATCAGCAAAAAACACGCatacgtgcaaaacgagcgaaaaacacaaaaaaattaaaatttaaaagacacacaaacacacgtgtgaaacgagcaaaaaaaaacacacacgttcgaaatgagcgaaaaatacGCATACGTGCAAAAATGAGCGAAAAATACGTACACGGGCGAAATAGGctgaaaacacaaaaaaaaaccgCACACACatatgcgaaacgagcgaaaaacacacacacacacgtgtgaaacgaatgaaaaacacgcacacgtgcaaaaAGAGCAAAAAacacgtgtgaaacgagcgaaaaaaacacacgtgcaaaacgagtgaaaaacaaaaaaaaaccacACACCCCGTGCAAAACGAGCAAAagcacgcacacgtgcgaaaaacacgcatacgtgcaaaacgagcaaaaaacacagtaatgaaaaaacacacacacgagcgaaacgagcgaaaagcacgcacacgtgcgaaaccagcaaaaaaccaaaaaaaaagacacacacgtgcgaaacgaaagaaaacacacacgtgcaaaacgatcGAAAAACACACGCATGTGAAATCAGCGAAAAACACGCATACTtacgaaatgagcgaaaaacacaaaaattaaaaattaaaaaacacacaaacacacgtgcgaaacgagcgaaaaacacaagaaaaaaacacacacgtgtgaaacgatcgaaaaacacaaaaaaaccacACACTcccgtgcgaaacgagcgaaagcacgcacacgtgcgaaacgagcgaaaaacacgcacacgtgcgaaacgagcgaaaaagaaaaaatgaaaaaacacacacacacacacagatgcgagcgaaacgagcgaaaaaacacacacgtgcgaaacgagcaaaaaacacgcacacgtgcgaaacc contains the following coding sequences:
- the LOC107634286 gene encoding auxin-induced protein X10A-like, producing the protein MATIYTLLLVFSNNTNQLHLLKYQYSHISLNQILQEQSISFSFEQQEETMAFRILGIRKASLSASKGTNVPKGYLAVYVGDKMRRFVIPVCYLNQPSFQGLLNQAEEEFGYDHPTGGLTIPCCEDEFLNLTSQLGVQ
- the LOC107629981 gene encoding auxin-induced protein X10A-like — its product is MGFRLPVIRRTSSFSASQAASKSVEVPKGHLAVYVGEKQKRFVIPVSYLNQPSIQDLLSQAEEEFGYDHPMGGLTIPFQSILSSTHTKMGFRLAGIRRKLSFNSNQASSKALEVPKGYLAVYVGENMKRFVIPISYLNQTSFQELLSQAEEEFGYDHPMGGLTIPCSEETFLDLTSCFN